The stretch of DNA CATACCCTACATAACCTGAACCTTGACCATTTCCTCTTTCTTTTAAGCTATCCAGTGCTATAGCTATCTTATCTCCACTTATTAATCTTTTTTTTCTACTCATAAAACCAATAATTCCGCACATGGTAATCCTCCGTTTGTAAGTTATACTAATATAAAAAAAGTTATTTATATAGATTATCAAATAATCATTAAAAAATTTTAAAAATTTAAATAGGTATATAACTATTATTTTTATATATTTTACCATTTTAAGATATAACCAATTTATAATAATAAACTATTGGAGTAAAAATATATAAATAAATATGAATAAATATAAATAATTAATAAATATGATAACCCAATTATTTTTCTAATTCAACGGTTCCTACTCTAAATAAAGCTTTTATTGGAACACCATCTATTTCTTTTATTCCACTTTTATCGATTATTACAACGGCTTTTTTAGGAACCCCTATATTTTTTAAATATTTTATAGTTTCCTTCATAGTATTTCCAGAGGTCATTACATCATCCACAACTACAACACCTTTGCCCTCGGTGCTTGGGTAATTATGACCTATAAATCCTGTGCTACTATCTTTGCTGTGTAAATGTTTTTTAGGGATATATATTGAGAAATTTTTATCCATTTCCTCAGATATTAATGTTGCCAATGGCACCCCACCTGTGGAGATGCCAATAACAGTATCAAATTCTACATCTTTCAACATATCACACATTATCAAAGCTATATTTTTTAATCGTTTTGATGAGATTTTAACATTGTCCCACTCTACATATATATCTATATTTTTATCTTTTTCAATTTGTTTTTCTGGCTCTTTTAAAAGTTTTTCACCATTTAACACTAAATAAAGTGCAGTATCTACTGATATGTTTAATTCCTCTGCAATATCTGCGGTTGTAAATCCAACATCCCTTAATTTAAGTGCCTTTATTATAAGGTCTTTTTTCATAACATCACCATATTCCCATTTAGCCGTATATCTTATAGTTACTTTATAATTTATCATTTATTTAATTTTGCATTCTAATAATTTCTTTTATTTCCAAATATTTCATTTTAGATATAAATATTATTGATTAAGTATAATTAAATATAGCTATTAACTAATATTAATTTACTTATTTATTTATTTCAATTTTTATTTTTTATTTTTTTATTTTTCATTACGGTTCAAAATGTATATATAGTAATTTTTTATTATAATTATATCGTTCAATATGTTCAAAAATTTTTGAATTAAATGAATACTAAATATCTTATGAACTATATAAAATATTAAAATTCCAGCATAGGTGAGCTCATGGAGGAATT from Methanothermococcus okinawensis IH1 encodes:
- a CDS encoding orotate phosphoribosyltransferase-like protein; this translates as MKKDLIIKALKLRDVGFTTADIAEELNISVDTALYLVLNGEKLLKEPEKQIEKDKNIDIYVEWDNVKISSKRLKNIALIMCDMLKDVEFDTVIGISTGGVPLATLISEEMDKNFSIYIPKKHLHSKDSSTGFIGHNYPSTEGKGVVVVDDVMTSGNTMKETIKYLKNIGVPKKAVVIIDKSGIKEIDGVPIKALFRVGTVELEK